The genomic window gggaaatgaaaagaaatgtAGGCGGATGTGGGTACACTAGAAAAAACAGCACTATCCTGCCAGAAAAGATGTTTATAGAAAAATGGGGAGTCCTGTAAATATGTAACTATTTGTAACTAACGTATAAAAGGATGCATCTAAATGctattaaaatcaaaatgttttctGTACGCTTTAAAGAACTGAAGCACTTTTCTCGTGATTTGCTGGTTCGgcattaaaatgttattatttaagtGGGTCATGTGGCTGGGCGGACATGGgcattgtttaattttattttccgtGCATTCCTGCATATCTCTGCTTCTGGCCGCATATCGTATGAGTTAACCCACCAGGCGCCAtgccatgccacgccccctccccACAAAATCCGCCCCCTTGTAAGCCGCTGTGTCTGCACAGAATTTCTTGCATAAATAGCAGCATGTGCGGAGATCTCTCTTTGTCTGtggacaaaaatgaaaatgaaaatgaagagGGAAATacaagtaaaaataaaaataaggaTGAAAACATTCCTGCACTCGCTGCATTTAAGAGCAAAATGCAACTTCCGCCCCCAATCGAATGTTAATGTTATATGAACAATTTTCGCTGCCATGCGGTTTGCCGTTGTAAATAAATTCCAGAATTCCGGCTCTGGCCATGTCATTTTTTGTTCACTGCACAAAGCGAGTTTCTTGCAGGACTCTGCGGCATTTAATTCCGTTAATTACGAGGCCCCACTTTAAGGGGGGACTGTGGGGGCTGCTAGTGTCGCCCCATCTGCCGCTGACAGTCCGGCCAactttgtgtttattttcgttttcattatgttttcattatatttttCGCCGTTCGCACTCTGAAGTGCTTTTAGTGTACTCTAAACTTTAAATTCGCGTGGGCAAAATTGCTTGATTAATTGTTAAAGTTTGAGCATTGTTTGTGGCACATGTCGTTGCTGAATTATGACCGTAATAATTAGTGGTATATTGTGTATATTATACCAGGACATAATGCTTTAAACTGATTGGATGCCCCAATTAGGGAAATTTAGAAACGCTCATCTTGTCGTACAATTGAAGTTCGTTTATTGTTAAAATCTTTTGCTCCTTCTCACTTTCATCTCAATATTAACGAAGCATCGGAATTTTTCGAAGGATTCTACGCACTTATCAGCATCTTCGATGGAATCGCAGTCgtgcttttcttttgcatGTTTCTCCTTCACTTTCTCCAATATGTGGGTTCGCTCGAAGATGCAGTTTACGAAGCACTTGATATTgtgagttttctttttcaaatgGTAGTTCCTTATAAGGTCCAGCGCCACCTTCCTATGAACATGGTTATCCATGGCACACTCGTTcgcaattttaatttcgttgGGCTGCAAATATGGCAATATTTGGAATCTACTCGTTTTCGTATAGCTGTTATAGATAGATACCTCCTTACTGCACAAAACTGAGACGCCAAGCAGCAGAACAGCCGCCAGCAACAACTTCATTTTGTAGATACTTTTGGATTGCAGCTTGCAGATATCGCAGCTGCACCTTATATTTAATCATTATTCACGCTAGTTAAGGATTATTAACGGGTTGCTCTCAATAATGCATAGGTAACACAACCCCAGTGCCAAATACCAATACAATCCATTTCTAATGGTGTAATAAAAAGtcttaaaattttaatatacaGTACCATAGTGATCAAAGTGGCACGCAGCTACTTTTAATGGCTTTCCAGCTCCGCAGCACTTTTAATCCCTTGTTACTTTTAACAGTTGCTCATTTTTTGTGCTCCCGCTGCggtttttgcatttaaaataaatcccATTTGCTGTCAGAGGTAGCTGCAGCTATCTTAATTATTTGCATATGGCTGGCATTCGTTGTTAACAGCATGGAAACACATTGAATGCCATAACTAcagccaaatggccaaaaactGTAGCCGGGCATGGGCCACGAGTTTGCCACGAGCTGTCAATTCTTCAGCGGATTTTTTCTTGTACCG from Drosophila yakuba strain Tai18E2 chromosome 2L, Prin_Dyak_Tai18E2_2.1, whole genome shotgun sequence includes these protein-coding regions:
- the LOC6526483 gene encoding uncharacterized protein LOC6526483, with amino-acid sequence MKLLLAAVLLLGVSVLCSKEPNEIKIANECAMDNHVHRKVALDLIRNYHLKKKTHNIKCFVNCIFERTHILEKVKEKHAKEKHDCDSIEDADKCVESFEKFRCFVNIEMKVRRSKRF